The following proteins are co-located in the Haloarcula marismortui ATCC 43049 genome:
- a CDS encoding DUF1664 domain-containing protein encodes MSAIGRRINLGLVVFVALSMVGTGGTTVLYQDSASDLRSQNQELRQQNAELRENLDDTRNDLESTQTRVDELEDQLETRSEDVDQVATNLNQTEEQLNATESQLAETRQSLRDSEDRVEELEGTVDDLQDERDTLQNEVDDLESTIDDLESENEDLEDERAELEDQVSDLQDDIDSLESRISTLEDDIEELENQNQELRDDIETLCSQPENQEKATCEGY; translated from the coding sequence GTGAGCGCAATCGGTCGCCGGATCAACCTCGGACTCGTGGTGTTCGTCGCCCTCTCGATGGTTGGCACCGGCGGAACGACGGTGCTGTACCAAGACTCAGCCAGCGACCTGCGCTCGCAGAATCAGGAGCTTCGCCAGCAAAACGCCGAACTCCGGGAGAATCTAGACGACACCAGAAATGACTTGGAATCTACCCAGACCCGCGTTGACGAACTCGAAGACCAACTGGAGACGCGGTCGGAGGACGTCGATCAGGTCGCGACCAATCTGAATCAGACAGAAGAACAGTTGAACGCCACAGAGAGCCAGTTAGCAGAGACTCGGCAGTCGCTCCGGGATAGCGAGGACCGCGTCGAAGAACTAGAGGGGACGGTCGATGACCTGCAGGATGAGCGCGACACGCTCCAAAACGAGGTTGACGACCTTGAGTCGACGATCGATGATCTGGAGAGCGAAAACGAGGATCTAGAGGACGAGCGTGCCGAACTGGAGGACCAGGTGTCAGACCTGCAGGACGACATCGACAGTCTGGAATCACGGATAAGTACGCTCGAAGACGATATTGAGGAGCTTGAAAACCAGAACCAAGAGCTGCGAGACGATATCGAGACGCTCTGTAGCCAGCCGGAGAACCAGGAGAAAGCTACCTGCGAGGGCTACTGA